Within Verrucomicrobiia bacterium, the genomic segment CCGGCAAGGAGTTGGTGGCCAGGGCGCTGCATTTCAACAGCCGCAGGCAGTTCGCCCCGTTCATCCCAATCAACTGCACGGCGCTGCCGGAGAACCTGCTCGAGTCGGAACTGTTCGGCCATCGCCGTGGGGCCTTCACGGGCGCCATCAACGACAAGAAAGGCCTCTTTCAGGAGGCCGATGGCGGCACCATTTTCCTGGATGAGGTCGGCTCGATGCCCGCGTTGCTTCAGACCCGGCTGCTGCGCGTGCTCCAGGAACGCGAAGTCCGCCGGGTTGGCGACAACACGCCGGTCTATGTGAACGTGCGTGTCGTTGCCGCTTCAAACGAGCCGCTCGAGAAGAAAATCAAAGAGGGCGCTTTCCGCGAGGACCTTTACTATCGGTTGAATGTGATTTCCATTCCGCTACCCGGCTTGCGCGAGCGGCGGGATGACATTCCGCTGCTCGTCGCGCATTTTCTTAAGGACAAGGCCGGCAGCCGCACCGACCGTCCATTGCAGCTTACCCGCCAGGCGATGGAGATACTCTGCGCTTATGATTGGCCGGGCAACGTGAGGGAACTGGAAAACGCCATCGAGCGCGCCGCAACGCTCTGTGAGAAGGACGTCATTCAAGCCTCCGATCTCCCTCCAAGCCTGGTGGCCGCTGTGAAGGATATACGCCCGGATTTGGAGCAGGAAAAGGCCATCGCGCTCCCGGAGGTCCCCGAATCGGCTCTCTACCCGCTGCGCGACGGCAGCACGGCCAAAGACAACTCGGACGCCGCAAGGGAAGCGCTTGAGAATTTCCTGCCGCTCAAAACTTTTATGCGCGAGCAGGAGCACATGCATCTGAACCGCGCTCTGCAACAGTGCGACGGAGACAAAGAAAAGGCGGCGCTGGTTTTGGGGATCAGCCTTGCCACCCTGTATCGCAAATTGGGTGGAGATGACAAAGAGACAGGCGACTGAGCGGAGGTTTTTCGCTGTGACAGCGGCGTCTCATGCTGTCTGCGCGCTAAAAGCGCGCTTCCCTCTCATCCCTCGTAGGAGAGGGTCGGGGAGAGGAGGCTCCACTCGCTGCACCCGACAATGAAAGTCTTAAGCTTCACCAGCGAATAGGCCCCTCTCCCTAACCCTCTCCCCGCTGACGGGGAGAGGGAACCTGGCAGCGCGCGCTATCAGTTTGCGTTGGTCGGCAGGCCATCACTCCCTCTCCTCCAAAGGGAAGAGGGGCGGCGCGCCGACGCTGCCTCCTGCCTTACGGCCTTACCCGCCTTACCGGGCGTATCCTTTTTTGCTTTCCTTGCCGCGGTTGGGTCCTATCATCCCGGTTCCAGTCAGCGCAATCCGGCGCATGAGTGACGGCTAAACCTATGCCACTGACACATACCAGAGATCTCTTCGCAAAGGCTTTGAAGGGCAAATACGCCTTGGGCGCTTTCAATGTCAATAACATGGAACTCCTTCAGGCGATTGTCGAAGCGTGCGAAGAGGAGAAGGCCCCGGTGATGCTTCAGATTTCCCGAGGGGCGCGCAGTTATGCAAATCCGGTTTACCTTAAGAAGCTGATTGAAGCCGCCGTGAGCCTCTCGACCATTCCCATCGCCGTTCACCTGGACCATGGGGATTCGTTTGAACTTTGCAAAGACTGCATCGACGAGGGGTTCACCAGCGTCATGATCGATGCCAGCCACGAGTCGTTCACCAAGAATGTCGAAATCTGCCGGCGCGTCGTCGATTACGCTCACAAACACAATTGCGTTGTTGAAGGGGAGTTGGGCCATTTGGTGGGCGCCCAGTTTGATGAAGGAGAAGAGGGCGGCAGCTATTCACAAGAAGGGCATTACACCAACCCGGAACAGGCGGTCGAGTTTGTCAGGAGCTCCGGAGTGGATTCGCTGGCCATCGCTATCGGCAATTCCCATGGCGCCTACAAATTCAAAGGCGAGCAACACCTGGACCTCGAGCGGCTCAAAGCGATTAAAAAGGCGCTTATGGATGCAGGTTTGGGAGATTACCCGCTGGTTCTGCACGGGGCATCGAGTGTCCCCAAAGACCTGGTCCAGGAAATCAACCAGTATGGAGGGAAGCTTGGCACCGACACGGCGGGTGTGCCGGAGCCGGACATCGAAGTGGCCCGGCGAGTGGGCTGCACCAAGGTCAATATCGACACCGATCTGCGCTTGGCAATGACCGCCGGCATTCGCAAGGCCTTTGCCGAGAATCCAAAAGAATTCGACCCGCGCAAGTATCTCGGCCCCGCCCGCGCGCGTGTCAAGGAATTGGTCCGGCACAAAGTCAATCACGTCCTGTGTTGCGCCGGACATGCCTTTGATTAACGCTCAGGCACTGCGAGCGGGAGCGATCCTCCCAGGCGCGCCACAGAATCCAGCAACAACTGGCCGCGATTCCTGTCCAGGCAATAGTTCTCAGGATTGCCGCGATCCGCTGGTCAGACTCCAGCAGACCCCATCGCGGAAGGATCGTGTGCCAATCATGGTCGCCGCCGCCCACCAGCGGCAGTTCCATCCGCCGCGCGTCGGCAACATACCGCGCTATGTTCAGCCAATTCTCGCAAAACCAAATCGCGCACGTCGCCACGCCTATCGGTTGGCCTCTGCGCCAAAACGCGACCTCCAAAACCGCCGGAAAGAACAATTGGCCCATCGTTCCGCCATACGGCTCCAGACGGCTGCTGAACAGGCCAACGACCGGGTGCCCCGCCTCGTGGAAAACCAGGTTCGCGTGGTCCACGAGAAATACAAATCCGGGTTCTGAGCGAAACAACACCAACAAAAAAACTCCTAAGCCAGCGCCAAAAGCCACCAGCTTTCCGGTCGTGAGCGGTTCCCAATTCTTCGTCCTGAACATAATGAGAATGGATGTTTCGCTCGAATCATAGCCTCTTTGGAAGTTGCATCCAGTCTTAAGGGCCTGCGCATCCCATGCCAAGCTGCTTGCTCAATACGCAAGATTCGCATCCAACGTAAACCAGTATTGATGGATCAAACCGGCCAGCTCCACCAATGCGTTGAAATCCACCGGCTTGACCAGGTAAGAGTTGGCTCCCAGCTCGTAAGCGCGCTTGACGTCCTCCTCATGATTTGAAGAAGTCAAAACCACGACCGGCAGGCACCGGAACTGGGCCTGCTGACGCATCCAGGAGAGCAGCTCAAAACCGCTCACACGAGGCATTTTCAAATCCAGCAGGATCAGCCGTGGAAACGGATGGGCTGAGCGGTCGGAAAAGGCGCTCTGGCCGCTTAAATACGCGATGGCCTCGTCGCCATCGGCCACAACATGCACGTTGAAATCGACACGGGCCTTCTGGCAGGCATGCTGAAATAAAACCACGTCGTTTGAATCATCATCGACGTGCAGAATTGTTGCGCGGCTCATGCCCAGTTATTCTTAGACGGCCTTTCAAGAGCATCGTTCAAATCTGTGGAAAAATGCGCTTTCGTTGGGCTTTGGCGGGCTTAGCTATTATTTTTTCTTCACTGGGGCAAAGGAAATGCGGGGGACAAGGGGCCAATGAGCTTGGATTTTTACCAACAGCCAGAAATACCGCAAGCGCCAACGCAACGCCCAACCGCCTTCAACTTCGCCCGCCAACACAGCGATTACAGCCGACGGCACGTCGTAGTGGTCTCGTGGTTGGAGCAATAACTCCATAAACGGCGTCGTATAGTAATTCTCCACGACGCGCCAATAGAACCTCAGGCCACGACGGACGCGTTTCTCATAAACCGCAAATCGATGCTCGCCGGACTCGCCGCGATTGAGCGCTTCGGTCACTGTCTCGGCGGCCAGCTTTCCCGACCACATGGCCAGAAAAACACCTGCCGAAAAAATCGGGTCCATGAACCCTGCGGCGTCGCCCACGCGGAGCAGCCGCTTTCCAACAAGGCGGCGATTGTGATAGCTGAAGTCCGAAGTGGTCTGCATCGTGTTCAGGAGCCGCGCCTGGGCCATTCGTTTTTTGACAGCCGCGCTGGCGTCCACCCAATACTGGAAGATTTGTTCAGGAGTGCCGTTGAAACCGGTGAATTCATCCTTGTCGAGGACCAGGCCAACGCTCGTTTTCTGCGCCGAGAGTGGAATGATCCAAAACCATTTGTTTTCCAGGCGCACGATAATAGTTTCGGTGCGCTCCTCCATGGGGGGCAAACCAACGTTGGCGAACTGACCGAAGACGGCGACCTTCTTGTGCCGTGGATGGATGACGCGCAGCGCCTCTTGATTGCCGGTAAGATTGCCACGCCCGCTGGCATCAATCAGGAACGCAGCGCGGAAACTGTGGCTTCGATTGTCTGGCGAGCGGGCCTCGACGCTAACACCGTCGGCATCTGATAAAAATTTGTGGACTGTCCAACCTTCACGCACGTCAGCGCCGCGGGCGCGGGCGTGTTTGAGCAGAACATGATCGAACCGCGAGCGTTCCACGTGGATTGCCTCCGGCTCGCGATTGAACCGACCTTCACCGAAAACGATACTGGTGCCGATGGAATCGTTGGCGAGTTCAAAACGGGCGGCGAGTTTTCGCAGAAAGCCAGCCTCCTGCAACTTTGGCAGCACGCCCATTGCCCGAAAGATGGTGTGGTTGCAGGGCAGGAGCGACTCGCCAATGTGGAAGCGCGGGAAAACTTCTTTTTCCAGAGTGAGAACACGCTTGCCCGCGAGCGCCAGGAAGGTGGAGACGCTGCTGCCACCCGGCCCACAACCAATCACAATGGCATCGTGCTGGCAATCGTTCATGGGAATACAATAAACCCCGTTATTCCGCGTAATCAAGCCGGCCTTCCTCGGACGTGTGGCAAACCCCGGGCAGCCCGAGCCCAAACATGCTCGGACGCATCACTGCGAATTCAAATAATTGAATTGAATTTCCTTTTTGGCGCGCGAATTGTTTTGTACGCGGCGCGGGTGATGACTCCACTGAGGGCGACAAACGCGATTGTGTCGGTGGGGGATTCCAGTGTCATCTTTTCGACGGCAAAAGGGTTGCGCAGGATGTACTGGGCTGTACTGGGCGAGTTCTTCCAGCTTTGACTTGGCCTCTGGCTGGAACTATAGGTCTTCATGCTAAAAGGCCGACCTGGAAAGACCAGTGATCTGCGAGTGCCGAAGTCTCAAATAAAAGGATGACAGAATTGTCATTTGTCATTTATGGTCAGGTACTTTTGAATTGAGCGAAGAACGGGCCTTGAACGATAGGCCATAGGAACATGGAACTTATGAAAACGCATCCTGTCCGATTTGCCCTCTTGGTTGGCGTTGTTTTCAGTGTTGCATCCGCTTTCGCTGCGGAGGGCCCTTACCATTTTCTGAAGGAGATCGTCGTCGGCGGGGACGGAGGATGGGACTATTTGTCCGTCGATTCAGCCGGTCGCCGCCTCTATGCGAGCCATAGCACAAAAGTGGTGGTCATTGATTTGGACAGCAACAAGGTGGTGGGCGAGATCGATGATACCCCCGGGGTGCACGGCTTGGCAGTGGCCCCCGACCTGGGGCTGGGATTCGTCAGCGATGGGCGTGAGAACAAAGCGAGCATCGTTGATTTAAAAACACTGAAGACTTTAGCCAAGGTGGATACCGGCCCAAACCCGGATGGGCTGGTCTATGATCCAAGGCAGCAGGCGGCTTGGTTTTTCAATGGACGCGGTCAGTCGGCGACGGTGATCAACGCCAAAACGCGCCAGGTGGTGGCCACGGTGCCGCTGGGTGGCAAACCGGAATTCCCGACGGTGGACCCTGAGGCTGGCCGGGTATTTGATAATCTTGAAGACAAGAGCGAGGTGGCGGCCATTGATACCAAAACGCATGAAGTGGTGAACCGTTGGCCAACCGCTCCGGGCGAGGAACCCTCCGGGATGGCAATCGATACGAAGCACCACCGGTTGTTCCTGGGGTGTGCCAATGAATTGATGGTCATGATGGATTACACGGATGGCAAGGTCGTTGCCACCGTGCCGATCGGACGGCGGGTGGATGCCAACGCCTTTGATGCGGGAACCCAGTTGGCGTTCGCCTCGTGCGGGGATGGAACCACCACCATCGCGCACGAGGATTCAGCGGACAAACTGACCCTGGTGCAAAGGCTGCAGACTGCGCCCGGAGCCCGGACGATGACCCTGGACCCCAAAACGCACAACATCTATCTGGCTGCCGCCCAGTTCGAGACCATGCCCTCACCGTTTCCTGGCGGCAGGCCACGCATGATTCGAGGAACCTTTAGAATTCTCGTATATGGGATGGAGCCGGCTGCGAAATAGACAGCTACGCTGGAACCCGGCGGTGAGTTTCCCGGGGAGCGCACCCGCCCCGCGGTCGGTGCGCTGGAATCCCTCGGAGGCGTGGCCATCCTTGTTTTGTCTAGCGGCACTCTTGTTGACGGGATGCGCCCGGTTCGAGCCGCATCCGCTATCGCCTGTCCAAACCGCTGCCGAATTCGACTCGCGCTCGCTCACAAACTCGGGTCTCGCCGCTTTTCTGTCTGCGAATCATGCGCAGGTTCCTGAGCCGGGCAATCCATGGGAACTCAACGAATTGACACTAGCCGCGTTTTATTATCAGCCATCACTGGGGGTAGCCCGAGCGCAATGGGAAGGCGCCCAGGCCGGCAAGCTCACCGCAGCGCAGCGGCCAAACCCCACGTTGGGGGTAGTGCCGGGCTATGATTCCCAAATCCCCGGCACGCCCAGCCCGTGGATCGTGACCGTCACGCTGGATGTGCCTATCGAGACTGCAGGCAAACGCGGTTACCGCATCGCCCAGGCGCGCCATCTCTCGGAGGCGGCCCGGTGGAATCTTGCCACCACCGCCTGGCAGACCCGCAGCCGAGTGAGGATGAACCTCCTCGGGCTTTATATTGCGCAAGAAACCAGGCTGCTACTGGACCGCCAGGAGAATGCGTTGAGCAATGTGGTGCGGCTTCTCGAAGGCCAGCTTGCAGTTGGCAATGTATCCGAATATGACATTACCCAGGCGCGAATCTCTTTAAACACGACCCGTCTGTCCGGCCAGGACGCCTACCGTCAATACCTCTATGCCCGCAGCCAGCTTGCGGATTCCATAGGCATTCCCTTAAGCGCCCTGGCGGATGTCGCTCTGTCCTTCAAGGG encodes:
- a CDS encoding sigma-54 dependent transcriptional regulator produces the protein MARVLLVDDELTMVQMVAGLLRQEGHEVFPFTNGDDAIAALVAHGPELVITDLYLDKTRAHGLEILKKAREKVPPAVVIVITGFGSIETAKEAMKNGAFDYLEKPFKVDEFKLCVQRALSYNAAVSEAVYLRKELKKKYQFSQIIGNAPKMHEVFRLIERVADTDSTILIRGESGTGKELVARALHFNSRRQFAPFIPINCTALPENLLESELFGHRRGAFTGAINDKKGLFQEADGGTIFLDEVGSMPALLQTRLLRVLQEREVRRVGDNTPVYVNVRVVAASNEPLEKKIKEGAFREDLYYRLNVISIPLPGLRERRDDIPLLVAHFLKDKAGSRTDRPLQLTRQAMEILCAYDWPGNVRELENAIERAATLCEKDVIQASDLPPSLVAAVKDIRPDLEQEKAIALPEVPESALYPLRDGSTAKDNSDAAREALENFLPLKTFMREQEHMHLNRALQQCDGDKEKAALVLGISLATLYRKLGGDDKETGD
- a CDS encoding response regulator; translated protein: MSRATILHVDDDSNDVVLFQHACQKARVDFNVHVVADGDEAIAYLSGQSAFSDRSAHPFPRLILLDLKMPRVSGFELLSWMRQQAQFRCLPVVVLTSSNHEEDVKRAYELGANSYLVKPVDFNALVELAGLIHQYWFTLDANLAY
- a CDS encoding TolC family protein, encoding MTGCARFEPHPLSPVQTAAEFDSRSLTNSGLAAFLSANHAQVPEPGNPWELNELTLAAFYYQPSLGVARAQWEGAQAGKLTAAQRPNPTLGVVPGYDSQIPGTPSPWIVTVTLDVPIETAGKRGYRIAQARHLSEAARWNLATTAWQTRSRVRMNLLGLYIAQETRLLLDRQENALSNVVRLLEGQLAVGNVSEYDITQARISLNTTRLSGQDAYRQYLYARSQLADSIGIPLSALADVALSFKGLDVFPTELTARSVRSAALLNRTDVRMALAQYAASQSALQLEIAKQYPDVNIGPGYAWNTGSAGDNMWQIGLNVTLPVLNHNQGPIAEAKARRSEAAAVFRQVQAQVAAQVDGAVAAYDAAVQQSTTAAALLKELNERLKSVRTMEQAGAVDALAVANAEVEYNTGALSNLDALNKAQQARGQLEDAVQSPLVLSSAALQSTEKNPGQPKSAPLK
- a CDS encoding NAD(P)/FAD-dependent oxidoreductase translates to MNDCQHDAIVIGCGPGGSSVSTFLALAGKRVLTLEKEVFPRFHIGESLLPCNHTIFRAMGVLPKLQEAGFLRKLAARFELANDSIGTSIVFGEGRFNREPEAIHVERSRFDHVLLKHARARGADVREGWTVHKFLSDADGVSVEARSPDNRSHSFRAAFLIDASGRGNLTGNQEALRVIHPRHKKVAVFGQFANVGLPPMEERTETIIVRLENKWFWIIPLSAQKTSVGLVLDKDEFTGFNGTPEQIFQYWVDASAAVKKRMAQARLLNTMQTTSDFSYHNRRLVGKRLLRVGDAAGFMDPIFSAGVFLAMWSGKLAAETVTEALNRGESGEHRFAVYEKRVRRGLRFYWRVVENYYTTPFMELLLQPRDHYDVPSAVIAVLAGEVEGGWALRWRLRYFWLLVKIQAHWPLVPRISFAPVKKK
- a CDS encoding YncE family protein, with the protein product MKTHPVRFALLVGVVFSVASAFAAEGPYHFLKEIVVGGDGGWDYLSVDSAGRRLYASHSTKVVVIDLDSNKVVGEIDDTPGVHGLAVAPDLGLGFVSDGRENKASIVDLKTLKTLAKVDTGPNPDGLVYDPRQQAAWFFNGRGQSATVINAKTRQVVATVPLGGKPEFPTVDPEAGRVFDNLEDKSEVAAIDTKTHEVVNRWPTAPGEEPSGMAIDTKHHRLFLGCANELMVMMDYTDGKVVATVPIGRRVDANAFDAGTQLAFASCGDGTTTIAHEDSADKLTLVQRLQTAPGARTMTLDPKTHNIYLAAAQFETMPSPFPGGRPRMIRGTFRILVYGMEPAAK
- a CDS encoding ketose-bisphosphate aldolase, which codes for MPLTHTRDLFAKALKGKYALGAFNVNNMELLQAIVEACEEEKAPVMLQISRGARSYANPVYLKKLIEAAVSLSTIPIAVHLDHGDSFELCKDCIDEGFTSVMIDASHESFTKNVEICRRVVDYAHKHNCVVEGELGHLVGAQFDEGEEGGSYSQEGHYTNPEQAVEFVRSSGVDSLAIAIGNSHGAYKFKGEQHLDLERLKAIKKALMDAGLGDYPLVLHGASSVPKDLVQEINQYGGKLGTDTAGVPEPDIEVARRVGCTKVNIDTDLRLAMTAGIRKAFAENPKEFDPRKYLGPARARVKELVRHKVNHVLCCAGHAFD